ggatgatggacggatggatggatgatggatggatggatgggtggatggaggatggatgggtggatggatggatggatgggtggatggaggatggatgggtggatggatggatggatggatgggtggatggatggatggatgatggatggatgatggatggatggatggatggatggatggatgatggatggatggatggatggatgggtggatgatggatgggtgggtgatggatgggtggatgatggatggatggatggatgatggatggatgatggatgggtggatggatgatggatggatggatggatgatggatggaggtGCACTGGTAGGACATGAACCAGAAGGGAGGGATGGCGGAATAGATGCACTCCTGGGTCTGCCACCAGCTGTGAGCCAGATCCTGGTTCCTCTCCCCTGCTGTGCTCAGtgatgtcccctctgtccccaggtcctgctgctctccttcaCCCTCATTGTCTTCCCCTCCATCAGCCCCTTCGCCCCCAGCAAGGCCGAGGCAAACGGCGACTTCAGGCCCGTGCGAGgtgagggctgtgccagggctgtgctgggctgtgctgggctgtgctgggctgtgctgggctgtgccagggctgtgctgggctgggctgtgccagggctgtgctgggcagtgacagggctgtgctgggctgtgccagggctgtgcctgggctgggctgggctgtgccagggctgtgctgggctgggctgtgccagggctgggctgtgccagggctgtgctgtgctgggctgtgccagggctgggctgggctgtgccagacCCTCGGGCCCTGACCCTCCGTGGGGCTCAGTTTTCTCCAGGTCCCTGCACAacgccgccgcctcccgcgtGGTTCACACCCAGCCCCAGGCCGGGGAGGAGAAGCCCCCGGAGCCGCTGTGGTCGGAGCCCCTGCAGGAGACCCCCGAGACCCTGCACGAGGCTTTCCAGGGCACATTCCCAGCACTTCCAGACAAAGGCACCCTCCAGAACGACACACGGGCATCGGCCACCGAGGGGCTGAGCCATGAGGACGGCGACCACGGCGATGCTGTGCCAGGGGATGGCTCCGTGCCACACCCGGGGCTGGCATCCCTGGCATGGTCCAAGCCTGGGCACGGCCGGCCCGCGGTGCTGGAGCCGGTGGAGGAGCTTTAGGCACAGCAGGGAGCACGGGGGTGCCATGGGGTGACAGCACCTCACCCCCTACAGGACACGCCCTCGGGGGACCCCTCCGGGATCTGCCTCCGGATGCTGGACCTGCTTGGCTTTGCTTGGATTCTGTGAACTGGGAAGAGGAGAACGGTTCCCACTGGCCTTACTGGGAggaaggggctgctcctgcccccctggcacagtgggagttGTGGAAAGGACCTGAGGTCACTCAGGATGGGGCTGAGGAAGCAGGAGGAGCCCTGGCCTGGTTGGCTACTGATGGTGCAACTGGTTGGTTTtgctctttgttttgttttcggTTTTGGttttagaattttattttcatctctAAATATAagatattttggaaaaaatacaCCTGCTGTAGTTTAAGAGAGGGTGATGCAAGAGGTTTCAAGGAGCCCTGGGCCAGGGGGACCTCAAGCCCATCTGCCATGAGGGGCCCAGAAATGGGGGGGACACACGGCCATGCCCCACCTGGAGCTGGGGCCAGGGCAccctcccacagctcccacagctcccagccctgagtCCAACTGGGATCCAGCCAGCACCAGTCTCCCTCCATGACCAAGTGGCGTGGAATTAcagagtcatggaatggtttgggttgtaagggaccttaaagctcatccagtgccacccctgccatgggcagggacagcttccactgtcccaaggtgctccaaatcccatccatcctggccttgggcacttccagggatccaagggcagccacagcttctctgggaattccattccagggcctcaccaccctcacagggaagaatttctctaTGCAAGGCCCTCCTCAGGCCCGTGGGTGCATCTGCTCCGCGAGCCACAATTCAAGTAATGTTTAATACTGACATAAAAAAAGGGACAATAtttaagggaataaaaaaaagtcGGTAGGAAAAGCAGCCcaggtgagacagggacagTCCAGGTCAGGTGAGGAGAGGCTCCACCTTCACCTTCTTCGCGGGCGTTGGCCCCGTGTCGGGGCTGGGGCGCTCCTGCCTGAGCGCGTCCCGGTGCTCGCGCGGCGCGTTCCCGGTGCCGTTGtgctggcccaggggctccTCCTTCAGCCGCCCCGGCAGCTGCTCGCCCTTGGCCAGCTCGGCGCTCTCCACCACCACCGGCCCCGTCCACTCGggcacctccagccccaggTGCTTCATCAGCTTGGTCATCACCTCGTCCACGTAGCCGTGGATGCGCAGGTCGGCCTGGCGGTCCTGGACGGCGGGGACACGGCTcaggggacaaacggcccctcCCAGGGACACGGCCATGTCCCCCCTGTGTGTCATTGCCAGTGGGACATGAGCTGGCCCCGGGGCTCTGCTGGGGTGTGAGCTGAGCCACGTCTGGGGACGGGGATGCAGGGACAGAGTGTGACAGGCACAAGGGAGCtctggtgacatcccaggaacCCCCAGCTCTGGGTATTAAAGACTTTGGACAATTGGAGCACCAACACCTGAGCAGGAACTGAGCAGGCCCTCCACAGGCTCCGTGTGTCTGACCCTTCCATCGGGCTGTAAACCCCGAGAGGACacagcaggctccaggctgagcttttACTCTGCTCCTAAGACTTGCTTGGAtaaggctggacagggcttggagcagcctgggatagctgaaggtgtccctgcccaggggagAGGGAACAGGATGAGCTTCAAGGCTCCTTCCAACCCAGCCCTTTCCATGGTTCTAATATTTACCTGCCATCTCTACGTGTttagcaggagctgcaggtttAAACCCTCCAACCCAGGACTCCCAGCCTGTTTGCCTGCTAAGAGAGGCCACCTGGGAGGGGACAACGTGCAGGGACAAACATGGGCTGGGCCtggaggaggggacaggaggggagaggagcagTGCAGCGCTGTAGGATGCTCACTCACGTGTTTGGTTGCTTGGAGGTTGACAATGACCAACTTCCCTCCTCTCTTCTTGGTGATCAGCGGGAGGTTCCCACTGGGTTTGATCTGCAGAGAGGTCCCCAGGGTGACAGAGAGATCGGCtttcctgcagggaggagcagaaaTCCAGACTCAGGGCGTGGatgggtgggaaggggctgtTCCCCTCCTGAGCAGGCAGTACCTGCAGGCTTCATCTGCCAGCGTCAGGTCACGGTCAGGCAGGGAATCTTCCCAATCCAGAATAGTGTCTCGTAACTTCCCTCTGGAAAACACACACAGGGACCATGGTTTTCCCTGGAAAAGGCAGGAgaacaggcagcagagctgccctggcaaaGGGGACAATGACCAGAGCCTGTCCcaccctccctgtccccacactgtgaagggatggagagcacCCAGAGAGATCACCTTGTGCTGCTTCTCCCAAACCTGAGGGGCTGTTGGGTCGTTCCCCAGCCCACAGCCCAGGAGGGGTCCCTACCTGCAggcccgcagcccccgggccTTGGTGACGCTGCAGAGGCGGCCCGTGGGCTTGAGCCCCATGCTGCCCACGACGGCGTCGCGCACGTACTGCCTGtgggacacagagctgctcagcccggggctgcgtgcccagcacagcctgggatggggatcccagcttccctggggatggggatcccagcccagcttcccCCGGGGATGGGGAGCCCAGCTTCCCCGGGGctggggatcccagcccagactCCCCCTGGGATTGGGATCCCAGTTTCCCCGGGATGGGGATCCCCCTTTCCCAGGGTGGGGATCCCAGTTTCCCCCGGGATGGGGATCTCAGCCCAGACTCCCCC
Above is a window of Passer domesticus isolate bPasDom1 chromosome 21, bPasDom1.hap1, whole genome shotgun sequence DNA encoding:
- the SIRT6 gene encoding NAD-dependent protein deacylase sirtuin-6 isoform X1, whose amino-acid sequence is MAVNYAAGLSPYSDKGKCGLPEIFDPPEELERKVQELAELIRSSSHVVFHTGAGISTASGIPDFRGPNGVWTMEEKGLSPKFDTTFENARPSKTHMALLGLQRVGILKFLVSQNVDGLHVRSGFPRDKLAELHGNMFVEECVKCGKQYVRDAVVGSMGLKPTGRLCSVTKARGLRACRGKLRDTILDWEDSLPDRDLTLADEACRKADLSVTLGTSLQIKPSGNLPLITKKRGGKLVIVNLQATKHDRQADLRIHGYVDEVMTKLMKHLGLEVPEWTGPVVVESAELAKGEQLPGRLKEEPLGQHNGTGNAPREHRDALRQERPSPDTGPTPAKKVKVEPLLT
- the SIRT6 gene encoding NAD-dependent protein deacylase sirtuin-6 isoform X2, producing the protein MAVNYAAGLSPYSDKGKCGLPEIFDPPEELERKVQELAELIRSSSHVVFHTGAGISTASGIPDFRGPNGVWTMEEKGLSPKFDTTFENARPSKTHMALLGLQRVGILKFLVSQNVDGLHVRSGFPRDKLAELHGNMFVEECVKCGKQYVRDAVVGSMGLKPTGRLCSVTKARGLRACRGKLRDTILDWEDSLPDRDLTLADEACRKADLSVTLGTSLQIKPSGNLPLITKKRGGKLVIVNLQATKHVASLSRQTGWESWVGGFKPAAPAKHVEMAGTPSAIPGCSKPCPALSKQVLGAE